The DNA region ATAACTTATTAAGCTGTTGTTGGATCGTCATTTACCTTAACAATCAACTTGCCAAAATTATCACCTCGAAGTAAACCAATGAATGCATGAGGAGCGTTCTCTAAACCAACAACTACATCTTCTCTATACTTAAGTTGACCAGACTGTAACCATCCAGAAACATCACGCAAAAAATCATTAAACCGATGTTGATAATCACCAACTAAGAAACCTTTGATTAAAGCCCGTTTGATTAGTAGCGGCATTAAATTAGGCCCTGATGGAGTAGATGTAGCGTTATACTCCGAAATCAAACCTACTAATGGAATTCTTGCCCCAAGGTTGATTTGCTGCAACACAGCTTCTAAAATTGCGCCTGCTGTATTGTCATAGTAAACATCAATGCCATTAGGAGCAGCTTCTTTGAGGGCTGCATCAAGTTCTTGAGTTTTGCGATTAATACCAACATCAAAACCTAATTCCTTAACTATATAATCCCGCTTATCGTCACTTCCGACAATTCCCACGACTCGCGCACCTTTAATTTTGGCAATTTGACCTGCTACTGCACCGACAGCACCAGAAGCGGCCGAAACCACAACAGTTTCACTTTCTTTTGGTTGACCGATATCAAGTAGAGCAGCATAAGCAGTCAGACCTGGCATACCCAATACACCTAGACTATACGATAAAGGTGCTTGAGTAGGATCAAGTTTACGCAGTGTCTCACCCTTAGATACAGCATAAGTTTGCCAACCGTTATTGCTAAGAATAAAATCCCTAACTTGAAATTGAGGATGATTTGATTTAATTACTTGGCTGACTGTACCACCCACAATAACTGAACCCAACTCTTGCTCAACCTACGACTAACCACCTACAACCGTGGGAAAAATCCGACTCAAGTCTAATAAGACATCTTCAAATTGAGGAATCACTACTGACTGATGTGGCAAAGATATTTGCTTGCTAAGATAATTGAATTCACCTTGAGCATTTTGATACGGTTGGCTGTAACGCTCAACTTGGCGAACATTTAAGTTGACAATCCAATAATCAGAAATTCCGGCTTCTGCGTAGATTTCTAACTTTGTTGTTTGGTCGTAATTTAGGGTTGAGTCCGAAATTTCAATCACTAAAAAAATATCTTCAGGATAGGGATGATGGGGAAGATAGTCAGTCTCATTTCCTCGTGTGATTGCCACATCTGGTTCAGGTTCACTATCTGATGGTAGTATGATTGGCTCTTGACAACGCACAACAGCCCGATCGCCCAGCAATCGATCCAGTTGTCTACAAAGTCGAGTTGTGCAAAATGTATGAGGTGTGCCTTTGGCTACCATCTGAATGAGTTCTCCGCGAATCAACTCGATGCGATCGCTCTCCTTGAGAAATTCCAGTTCAATCAGCCGATGATATTCGTCAATAGTAAATCGCTTTGGTGTGACAACGTTCATGAGACATCACCGATTTAACTGTTATGTACTTTCCAGTTTACCATTTGTATCCATTGGCTCTTACCCATCTTGCGATCGCTAAATTTTTTTGTAAAACGATAGCAAAAAAGTATCTACGCTTAAGGCGCAGCCTCTCTAAGAGTTGGCTTTACGTTCGTAATTATATTTTGTAACGGGTATTTTACCCATACATAAAACGATAACAAAGTCATCACTAGTTGGTAAGATTATACAAGGTTGAGTTTTATAACCACCGTTGTATATACAAGAGTTCTCATGGAGTAGTTTAATATTCAATGTTTTCTTGTCTAAAGTTTGAGGAATAATCTTTAAGCAAATAAAATCTATCTTAAGATATTAATTCTTCATACAAAAGATAGTTGTTCAGAATATATATATTGTGAGAAAAGACATACTAATCATCTACTTTGCATAACAGAAAGGAGGCATAATTTGTCAAACAACTATTTGGATGACTATAAACTTATCATTTAGTGAAGCAGAGAATAGCTTTAATTACTGCTCAGATTGAGGAAGTGCTAATTAAGTACCATACTCTAGATTAAATCTCCAAATTGAAAGGCGAGAAAAAATAATTCGGGTAATAATTTGTTATTCGATATATTGCTTGTGACTGCTGATAAAACTACTATTAGCACAGACTGGTGGAAATAAATTGATCGTTTTATTGCAGCCATAAAGCTCAAAATTTAGATGCTTTTGACTTTTGACTTTTGACTTCCGCCTTGCGGTATCAGCCTGTCTCTCGGCTTATTCCAGATAAAAGTATTGTAACGATAATGACGCACTCTCCAAATTCAGAAAATAACCAGAAACCACCTAATCGTCGTTTATGGCTCCTCCTCTTAGGACGTACCAGTTTGGCTCTCGGTGTCGTTTTGCTGGTTGGAATTGCAGTCGGTGCTTGGTGGGCTAGAAGCTACATATATAAAGATTTAGCGCCATTAGTACAGCAAAATCTCGAACAATTGCTTGGGCGTCCAGTAAAAGTAGGGAAGGTTGAACGTTTTTCGCTAAATAGTCTAAGATTTAGCTCTCTATCAATACCAGCAACTTCCACCGATCCAGATCAGGTAGTAGCAAAAGCCTTAGATGTGCAGTTCTCGCCCTTACAACTCATTCTTACCCGAAAACTTGCATTAAATGTCACGTTAGTTCAACCCAATGTCTACATCCAACAGGATCAGGATGGTCGCTGGGTTACAGCCCAAGTCAAAGCTGGGGAAGGAAAAGGTGCTATTCAAACTGAGTTGGAGACACTTCAAATTCAAGATGGGAATGTAGAGTTATCGCCAGCTTCTGGGGCAACTAGACCGAAAGGGTCAGTCATATTAAATCAATTTGGTGGTATTGCCCGATTTTTTGATCAAAATCAACGAATTGGTTATGACATAAATGGTCAACTTGCTAGGGGAGGTGCTGTTAAAATTGTTGGCGAGACACAAACAAAAGCTCAACAAACTAACCTCAAGCTGCAAGCACAAAATTTACAAGCATCTGATATAAGTCGATTAATTGAGTTGCCAATTGCCTTGCAAGCAGGGCGAATAGAAGCTGACTTAGGGGTTCAAATTCCACCAAAACTGTCAGAAACAGCCGTTACAGGAACAGCTTCAGCTAATCAAATCGTTGCTAAAATTCCCAAGATTCCTCAGCAAGTTTCTAATTTTAATGGCAGATTTCTATTTCAAGGTCAGACAGTTTCTTTAGAAAATCTAAATACGAACTTTGGCAAAGTTCCTATTGTGGCTAATGGAACAATTAATACCCAAACAGGTTTTAATCTCTCTGCCCAAATAAAACCAGTTAGTGCAAAAAATATCTTAGACACGCTGAATGTAAATTCGTCAGTCCCAGCTAGCGGCGAAGTTCAAGCAAATATTAAGGTAGGCGGCGCACTACAGCAACCAGTGGTTAGCGGTACATTAAGCAATACAAAACCGATTCAAGTTGATCGCGTTCTCTTCACAGCCGTCAATACTGACTTCCGCTTGAATGTATCTCAAACTGCTTCTCAAATTGCTGTCTCCAATCTGAAAATAGTCCCCGCAGCAGGTGGTCAAATTACAGGAGGCGGTCAAGCAAATATCGGAGCCAAAGATAACGTAACATTTAATGCTCAAGTTGATGGTGTATCCGGGGATATACTAGCGCGTAGCTACGGCGTTGATCTACCGATCGCAGTTGGCAATATTTCAGCAAAAGCAGAAGTTACTGGTTCACTTGGCAAACAACCATTGAAACTTGATGTTTCCAGTGTGCAAGTAACGCCGCCAATAGGGGGAAGAATTACCGCCAGTGGTCAAGTTCAACTAGCACCTCAAGGTCAAGTAGCTTTAGGTATTCAAGCTCAAGGTTTACCAGGAAATGCGATCGCTCAAGGTTACGGCATTTCAACTCCGCTTAATATTGGAGGTATATCTGCGAACGCAAAGGTTTCTGGTTCTCTAGGTAGCCCACTAAACGTAAATGTTGCTAGCGTTCAAGCAAATCCAGAGGTGGGAGGGCAAGTAACAGCTAGTGGTCAACTTCAGCTTGCACCCCAAGGTAGGGTAGCGTTGAATGTCCAAGCACAAAACTTACCAGGAGATGTGATCGCAAAAGCATACAACTCTTCACCCTCCATCACTATTGGAAATGTATCAGCAAATGCTAATATTTCTGGTACTCTGAATAATCTCCAAACAGTAGCGCGGGTGCAAGCGCCAAAAGCCACCTATCCCATTAACGGACGAGTTGTTGTTGCCAAACAAGGACAAAATCTTGTTTTCCCCAATGCAGTTTTGAACGTCGCAGGGGGGACAATCAGAGCTAGTGGTCAACTTGCACAAGAACGCTGGCAAGGAGTTGTCAACGCTTCCCAAATTCAACTCAATCGCTTCTCACCACAACTGCGAGGACGGCTCAATAGCAATATTCAGTTAGCAGGCACAACAAAATCTTTTCAGCTTGCAGATATTCGCGCTGGTGGGCAAATCCGCCTTTCCCAAGGGGTAGCACTGCTGGCAAAACCCCTTACGGCTCAATTTCAGTGGAATGGACAGCAGATTATAGTTGAAAATGCAAGTACCCCAGGATTGAGTGCTAATGGTGCGATCGCTATTCAGTCTCCACCAAATGTAGCACCCCAAATTGCCGGATTTAATTTAAATGTACTGGCACAGAATTTCAACTTAAAAAATACTGGTTTTGAAATTCCTGGTGATGTAGAACTAGCGGGGTTACTTGATTTTAAGGGACAAGTTACAGGTACTCCAGATGTACCGCAAGCCACTGGCAATATCCGACTGCGGAATTTCCAAGTTAGTAACTTAGCATTTGACCCACTTTTAACCGGAAACGTAAATTTTCAAGGCGGACAAGGGGCAACTCTGCGATTAGCCGGGAAGCAAGATAGGATTGCTCTTAACTTAGGTGCAGATTATCGTCCGACTTCATTTTTAGTTAAGCGAGATGATGCAGTTACCACAGGAAGAACTGAGGGAGAGAACCTAATCATCAACGCTCAACAGTTTCCTATAGCTTTGGTTGGGGGCTTTTTACCGAACAATCAATTGAAACCTTTGGCGGGGCAACTATCGGGAAATTTAGTTGTCAACCTGAATAATTATGGCATTGCGGGAGACGTTGCGATCGCCCAGCCTCGGATTGGAAGAATTACAGCAGATGAATTTCGCGGCACCATTAATTATGCCGATGGTACTGCTAGCTTATCTAATGGTCAATTGCAAATTGGAGATAGCAATATCGCCCTCAGTGGCAATCTGCAACCAGGGAATAACCCGCAATTTCAATTTCAAGCTAATTTTGACCAAACCAGAATCCAGAGACTTTTACAAACTTTTAATATCTTCGACTTTCAAGACTTTGGTACTGGGTTAGAGCTACCAACTTTAGCTGGGGCAGAGGTACTTGATACCAAGGCTATCAGTTTACCCGATGCAGATTTGCTCACACAGCTAGCATATTTCTCAAAAATTAGAAGATTGGTAGCACAACAACAGCAAGAAGAAAGAAATGAAACTGCATCTTTACCCACCCTTGCAGAATTAACGGGTACTTTGAGCGGAGGAATTACAGCTAATGGTTCGTTAAAATCTGGATTAAATGTCGGCTTTAATTTCCAAGGTGCTAATTGGCAATGGGGTGAATACTCGATTAATCAAGTCGTAGCTCAAGGCAATTTTGCTGATGGTGTCGTCACACTTTCGCCCTTGAGTGTCGGGATAAACCAAGGACTGGTAGCTTTTACCGGACAGTTAGGAACTGAGCAACTATCTGGAAAGTTGAATGTAGCAAGTCTACCTCTATCGCTTTTACAACCTTTTATCGAAAAATACCCGATAGATATCACTGGTAATGTAAATGCTGATGCCACCTTGGGAGGTAATTTACAAGATCCCAGAGTCCAAGGGCAAGTGGCGTTAGCGAATGCGACTCTCAACAAGCAACCTGTGCAAACAGGACAGGTGAATTTTGACTACAACAATGCTCGCTTGAATTTTGACAGTACTTTGTTAGTAACTGGAACCCAACCAGTTACAATTACAGGTAGCATACCTGCTGCTTTGCCTTTTGCTAAAGTGCAACCAGATAGCAATCAAATCAGCATCAACGCTAGCGTGAATAATGAAGGATTGGCACTTTTAAATGTGTTTACCAACAATCAAGTCGCTTGGGTAGACGGTCAAGGACAAGTAGACTTAAACGTTCGGGGTACTTTAAACGAACCAATTATTAACGGAAATGCGACACTCAACAATGCAACTTTTCGCGCTGAAGCTTTATCTGAACCCCTAACGAATGTCACTGGGACAGCGCAATTTAATGGGAATACAGTGAATGTCCAAGGTATTCAAGGCATTTACAATAAAGGGCAAATAAATGCATCAGGTATCCTGCCAATTCTTAATCCTCAGCAATCCCTAGCGAATCCCCTGACAGTATCAATAGCAGATAAACTCAATTTTAAGCTTGCAGGACTATATGAAGGCGGTGTAGGTGGCAATGTCGTAATTCGCGGAACAGCCCTAAAACCTGTAATTGGTGGAGATATTCAGCTGAGTGATGGTCAGGTAATCATTGGAAATAGTACTACTAAGACAAAATCAGCAGCTACAAATCAAACTAGCACTAACGCTATAAATACAGAAGAGTTTAAAGTTAATCTTACACCTACAGCAGAGAATAATGCTGCTAGTAATGTCACACCTACGGCAGAGAGTAATGCTAGCCCAGTGACTAAAGATACTAACGCTAGTGCAGTAACTCCAGCCAAATTGCCTATACAGTTTGCAGATTTAAAATTAAGTTTAGACGACAATATTCGTGTTACCACTCAGTCACCACTCGACTTTATACCAGGAGGAGCCGCATTGAGTCAGCCGTTATTGAGCTTTGACGCTAAAGGTGACTTGACGATTAATGGTACATTAGCCAAGCCCCTTCCTAAAGGAGTGATTCGTCTGACAGGAGGACGAATTAGCTTATTTTCCACTGAGTTTACCTTGGCGCGAGGCTACGAACAAACTGCGCGGTTTACTCCAAGTCAAGGACTTGACCCTACTTTGGATGTCCGACTTACCGCAATTGTACCGGAAACATCAGCAAGGAACAGTCAAACTTTAGAATCACCATTGTCTGCTGAAGTCAGCGATGTTTCTGCTAGTAACTTTGGTACTTTACGTACCGTTACTGTTCAAGCCAGGGTTAACGGCCCGGCTAGTGAATTGGGTGACAATTTAGAGTTGACAAGTGAACCTAGTCGTAGTAAGGGAGAAATAGTTGCTTTACTGGGTGGTTCGATTCTGAATTCTTTCGGTCAAGCAGATGCAGGACAAGGGCTGACTAATTTCGCTAGCTCTACTATTTTAGGTGGTTTGCAAGGAACTATTACTGCGATCGGACAGGCTGTTGGTTTCAGTGAATTTCGGATATTTCCCACCCCTACCACTAGTAATGAAACAAGGACAGCTTCAGTTTTGAATTTATCAGCAGAGGGTGTATTTGACATCAATAAAAATTTCTCTGCCTCTTTATCACGGCCTTTATCTACAGATGAGTCTTTCCGTTATAACGTGCTTTATCGACTCAATGATGAAATTTTGATGCGAGGCTCGACTAATTTAGGAGATGAAAATCAATTCCTAGTTGAGTATGAAACTAGATTTTAGATAAATACAGTTCAACTTTCCTAGTGCCGAAATAAACTGAACGTGCAATCGGAATTCCCAAAGTTGCAGCACAACGAGGCGCGCGAGTAGCAACAGATACTGTTGGCGAATGTAATACATTATTGTCTTATTAAGTATTACGTAAGCTCAAACCTTCAATCTGTAGTTGCGGCTTTGAGTTGTAACACTTTTGTCCGTGCGTTTGTAACACTTTCGCCAACAGTATCAGCCCGTCGTGGACATTGCTATTCAACTATTATTAGGATATTAGGAGAAGATTTTTAGTATTTGTATATGACAAAACGAACTGCGGAATGTGGGGTAAAAGCATTCAACATAAAAAACCCTACGATCGCGTGTGCTTGCGATCGTAGGGTTGAAGCTTATGAGGTGTCGCATTATGAAATCTTTTAGATTGTATGTAAAGATTTGAACCCAATAATCAGCGTGTCATTTTAGATGACCAAGAATAGGCTTTTAATTTATGGCAGTAGGTTAAGTGAAAAAGTTTGTAGTAAGGACTTTAGTCCTAGATTTTTAAGCACTGAAGTGCTTACTACGAACCCAACAAAATTAATGAGATATACCAATATTCTCGGCAAAATTAGAGGTGTAATTACCCCTAGTTTATTACTGATGATTTGGATGTTCATGATTTGTGGTCACAGATGATGCTGCTGTTACCGCACTTTCTTCTTTGGCTTGCATTTCCAGCAATTGGGGAATCGTTACAAATCGATAGCCTTGGGCCTTCAAACCTGCGATCATTTCTGGTAAAGCTTTGACAGATTTAGAACGATTACCGCCTCCATCATGTAACAGTACAATTGCACCTGGTTTTGCCTGTTTTAGCACATTTTTTACTAGCATTGGCACTTGAGGCGAACGACGTTCAGCGTCTCCCGACTGTTCTGACCACATCATGACAGCATACTTCTGGTTTTTGGCGTATTGGGCTAGTCCATTATTCAGAAAGCCGCCAGGGGGACGAAACAGAGTCGTTTTCTCTCCTGTGGTCTTGTAAATGATGTCTGCTGTACGATCAATTTCACTAGATGCAGTGGCTCCATCCATTTGAAAATACCAATGATGCCATGTATGGTTGCCAATTACATGACCATCAGCAGCTACTTGTTTGGCAACTTGGGGAAAATATTTCACCATTTGCCCAACCATGAAGAATGTCGCCTTGATATTATTTTTCTTCAAAATTTCTAAAATCTGCGCCGTATTTTTGGGGCTAGGGCCATCATCAAAAGTCAGGGCGATTACTTTCTCATTTGCTTTTAGTTTCGCTTGATAAATGATTGTTCCCTCAAAAGGCTTTGGGACTTCATTCATCTGGACTGTGGCTGGAGTGATAGACTGAGCTGATGCACCCATTGCCCTATCTGAACTCGTTTTAGCAGTGTCGCTTTTTTGCTTTTGAATTCCCAATAGTTGGTCAAGTCTAGTTATGCCTACAAGCAGACTAATACTTACACTACTTACACCAACAGCCAATATAATACTTACAACCTTTAGTAACAGCGATAATTTCCGATTAAACACATTAAATCTCCTTAAATGTTAGTCATTAGTCATTAGTCATTGGTCATTGGTCATTAGTCAAGAGTTACTCTCCCTCTGCCTACCCTGCTCTCCTACTTCTTATTCCCCAATTCCTTGTTACATCACTCGTACTCGGTTGTAAATTAATATGTAAATTAATATATATATATCTTGCTAAAATAATACAAAGAATAAAATACCTTGAAACATCCCAGCTAAAGCTAAAGAAAATCTCAATTTAATTTGCACTAATTGACCGCCTTCGTACAAAAGTATAACTAGTAATTTGGATACAACAATACGCAGTGGATTTAATCGACCAATAAAGGCAGTATAACCGTAACCAAGAGAAATGCTAGTCCGTAGGTGAAAAAAAGGGGACAAAACTTTCCACACATCAGCTAAGGGACTGGCAAATAAAGAATATCTTATCGCTTTTAGGGCAGGAAAGCAGGGAGTAGGGGGAGGAAAAAGCGTATTGCAGAGAAGGAAGAAGGAAAGAAGAGAAGTTGAAGAATTTATCTCTTCGTCAAAGTTGAATTGATAGACTACTAGAACGCATTACCCGTGCGCTGAAACAAAAAAACCTTTGTCGTTAACAGCAAGGCATTGCATCTCCGGCTCTGATCCTAAATGCTGTTGTAAAATGTGTTACATGAAGCTAAAATTCCAACAATATTTTTGGTGTTGTGTCCTAGTTGTGTTTCTGGCATTAACTGGATGTGGATGGAGTGTGCAGTCAGCACAAGCACTGCTGCGTCAACACCATGATTCTCCTAGTGTTTTGCGCTACCACTCACAAGTATCTATCAAAGATGAAAAAGGATATGCTTGGCAAGTCCTACTGTTCAAACAGAATTACAATAGTCTGGTAAAAGAGTTGCGGTTGCGCTTGGTTGCTTTTCCAGGTGTTGTTGAAATTGCTCACCCCCAACCATTGTTGATTGAGACAGTAACTGGAAGATTGCTAAATGCATCGGATGCATACACTCTAAATGTACCCGTCCCTAATGTAGGCGAATATAATTTAACTGATATTTTACCGAAACTGCCAACAGCTGATGCGCTCAAACTCTATGTGCCACTCTCTAGTGGACAGCAATTGGTTCTCAATATATCTAACACTGTAGTCACTGAGTGGCAATGGCTAGTTACAGAAATTGATTGACTTTATCCACTAATGATAAAGTTTAATTTAAAAGCATTGAACGCACCCCATCTAAATCAGAGATTATAGATGGGGATTCTTTCGCTAAGAAGCTGTAAGACTTCTCAACGTTCCCAGAGTTACTGGCGTTCTCAGTGTGTCGTTAGAACTTTTGCTGTGCGTTCACTCTAGAAAAGGCTTTATCACCTTGAATTATGCAATACCAATATCTAGCACCTATATTGTAGGCTGCGGATAGATCCGCATTATAAAGCTTGCCTGTTGCAAATTTGGCTAGAGAATAATTATTTTTATCGCGCTTAACTTTACCGCTTCCGTCAAAAGCATAAGCACTGGTATATTTAGGATTAATAGCTTGAACTTGTCCCCCTAACTCAGCCCATCTATCTGTGATTATCTCAACGATTTTGGCATGACACCACAGATGAAATTTCTGTTTTAGCAAAGAACCTTTCTTGGCAGCTTTCGCCTTCCAACCAGCCAAGCTCTCAATCACAACTACTTTGACATTATAAGTTTTTGCAAACTCAACAATACTTCTAGCAACGTGACGCGAAATTTCTAAATTAATGTGTGAGGACTTGCGATAAAGTCCCTTACAGAAACCTTTTTCTCGTTTAGAATTAGTAATATTTTGAGTCTGCTTAGACTTTTTGGCAATCATCATTCGGCGTTGATTACGACGGTCTATGTCACGAGCCAGATTAATGAATTTCCGCGCCTTTACAGTACCGTCCTTTCCTACTACCGCACAAGTTGCTGCGTTATTAATGCCCAAATCAACACTAACTACATAATCAGAATCCTCCCGATTAATTTTGTCAATTTTTACTGGCATTGATAACTGACATTTGTTTTTGTTTACCACTAATGCAGGTGAACAAATTTCATTGCCATCTGTTAAATGCCGATTAAGCCCATGACGCTTTACCTCAATTCCACCAAGCCATACCCAATCAGTTCCGCTCCAAACCTTAATATCGACTGTCTGGTAATTTAAGTTGTAGCGAATCTGTTGACCTTTGTATAAGGCTGGGTAGGTATTACACATTGCCGTCAGTCTTGGCGGTTTCGCATTCCTTCTAGCCCTGATACCACTCTGCCACTCTCTATAACGAGTTTGGAAGCTTGAGACAATCCCAATAGCATCTGCAATTGCAGCCCGTCTTAAATAACTGGGGAACTTGCGGTGAGATGGATGACGCTTAATAATTGATTGAAAATATCTATGCTTCGGATCAGGGTTATCTGCTGTTTTATGAATCATTCTCTCAACAGCATTTACCCTATCTTTTGCAGTCATATCGGACAGGTTAAGCCATTGAGCATTTACTATTATCACCAATGGTAAAAGGTATTTACGATACTCCTCAATCGTTAAAAGCATTTGCTCTTTCTCAGATTTTAGAGTTACTAAATCCCAAACATCAGTTCTGATTAGTTCTGGCGGTTTTTTAGATTCATGCCGCTTAGTTTTTTTCTTACTCATGACTTTAGCCTCGACCTTGACTTAGGTCATAGTATCAGATACTATCTATAGTTGTCAACTTAGTTATTTGCTTAGTTAATGGAAAAGAAGCAGGCATTAAAAACCCGCAGTAACAGTGCATTCAGACTTATTTATCATTTGGTTCTAGTAACTAAATTTCGGAGAACGTCTCTAACTGCTGAGATGCTAGATAGAATAAATATCATTATCAAAGAGCTTTTAACCAAGTGGGAGTGTGAGTTAATCGAATTTGGTGGAGAGGGTGATCATATTCACGCACTGCTCGAAACTCACCCATCAGTTGACCTATCAAAATTAGTGAACAATATTAAAACAGTTACATCGCGTCGATTACGCTCTGAGTATAGTGATCATTTATCTAAGTTTTACTGGGGAACTAAACCACAGTTTTGGTCTAGTTCTTATGCGATTATTAGCGTTGGCGCACAAGCACCACTGTCCCGGTTAATTGAGTATGTACAGAATCAAGAAAAGCCGGAATAGTTGTTGCTGCGCGTTTTATACTGGTAACGCTTGCACCCCACCTAAAATGTAGATATTTCTATAGTATTTTTAGGTGGGGACTGCGCTCAACATCTTTGTTCAAGTCAGAAATCCTAGTCTTCATACGCTGATAGCTTCCCACATCACACGTAACACTTGTAATATTATTCTTGAGACTCCTCAGAAGTAGGTTCTGATTCGGTTTCAAGTTCTTCTGTTTGGACTTTGATTGGAGGTTTAACAGGTTTTGGCCCGCGTGCTAGGGCAGGATTTCCCTGCTGCCTGTTTTCTTCTCCATAAGATGCTTTTTTCCCCTTGTCAGATGAACGGTTACGGCTCGGTTTTGAGCTTTTGGGGTTGGATTCAATAGGAGGTATAGAATCCGTGTTTTCGGAATTGTTGTCAGTGCTTGCTTGAGCCTGACGTTCCGATTTCTTAATTGGGCGTTCTACCATTGTTGATTTTTGTAAATTTATCTGTATATTACATCGGTTTGGTGACTATAAAACGTA from Nostoc commune NIES-4072 includes:
- a CDS encoding NADP-dependent oxidoreductase translates to MGSVIVGGTVSQVIKSNHPQFQVRDFILSNNGWQTYAVSKGETLRKLDPTQAPLSYSLGVLGMPGLTAYAALLDIGQPKESETVVVSAASGAVGAVAGQIAKIKGARVVGIVGSDDKRDYIVKELGFDVGINRKTQELDAALKEAAPNGIDVYYDNTAGAILEAVLQQINLGARIPLVGLISEYNATSTPSGPNLMPLLIKRALIKGFLVGDYQHRFNDFLRDVSGWLQSGQLKYREDVVVGLENAPHAFIGLLRGDNFGKLIVKVNDDPTTA
- a CDS encoding Uma2 family endonuclease, which gives rise to MNVVTPKRFTIDEYHRLIELEFLKESDRIELIRGELIQMVAKGTPHTFCTTRLCRQLDRLLGDRAVVRCQEPIILPSDSEPEPDVAITRGNETDYLPHHPYPEDIFLVIEISDSTLNYDQTTKLEIYAEAGISDYWIVNLNVRQVERYSQPYQNAQGEFNYLSKQISLPHQSVVIPQFEDVLLDLSRIFPTVVGG
- a CDS encoding translocation/assembly module TamB domain-containing protein; translation: MTHSPNSENNQKPPNRRLWLLLLGRTSLALGVVLLVGIAVGAWWARSYIYKDLAPLVQQNLEQLLGRPVKVGKVERFSLNSLRFSSLSIPATSTDPDQVVAKALDVQFSPLQLILTRKLALNVTLVQPNVYIQQDQDGRWVTAQVKAGEGKGAIQTELETLQIQDGNVELSPASGATRPKGSVILNQFGGIARFFDQNQRIGYDINGQLARGGAVKIVGETQTKAQQTNLKLQAQNLQASDISRLIELPIALQAGRIEADLGVQIPPKLSETAVTGTASANQIVAKIPKIPQQVSNFNGRFLFQGQTVSLENLNTNFGKVPIVANGTINTQTGFNLSAQIKPVSAKNILDTLNVNSSVPASGEVQANIKVGGALQQPVVSGTLSNTKPIQVDRVLFTAVNTDFRLNVSQTASQIAVSNLKIVPAAGGQITGGGQANIGAKDNVTFNAQVDGVSGDILARSYGVDLPIAVGNISAKAEVTGSLGKQPLKLDVSSVQVTPPIGGRITASGQVQLAPQGQVALGIQAQGLPGNAIAQGYGISTPLNIGGISANAKVSGSLGSPLNVNVASVQANPEVGGQVTASGQLQLAPQGRVALNVQAQNLPGDVIAKAYNSSPSITIGNVSANANISGTLNNLQTVARVQAPKATYPINGRVVVAKQGQNLVFPNAVLNVAGGTIRASGQLAQERWQGVVNASQIQLNRFSPQLRGRLNSNIQLAGTTKSFQLADIRAGGQIRLSQGVALLAKPLTAQFQWNGQQIIVENASTPGLSANGAIAIQSPPNVAPQIAGFNLNVLAQNFNLKNTGFEIPGDVELAGLLDFKGQVTGTPDVPQATGNIRLRNFQVSNLAFDPLLTGNVNFQGGQGATLRLAGKQDRIALNLGADYRPTSFLVKRDDAVTTGRTEGENLIINAQQFPIALVGGFLPNNQLKPLAGQLSGNLVVNLNNYGIAGDVAIAQPRIGRITADEFRGTINYADGTASLSNGQLQIGDSNIALSGNLQPGNNPQFQFQANFDQTRIQRLLQTFNIFDFQDFGTGLELPTLAGAEVLDTKAISLPDADLLTQLAYFSKIRRLVAQQQQEERNETASLPTLAELTGTLSGGITANGSLKSGLNVGFNFQGANWQWGEYSINQVVAQGNFADGVVTLSPLSVGINQGLVAFTGQLGTEQLSGKLNVASLPLSLLQPFIEKYPIDITGNVNADATLGGNLQDPRVQGQVALANATLNKQPVQTGQVNFDYNNARLNFDSTLLVTGTQPVTITGSIPAALPFAKVQPDSNQISINASVNNEGLALLNVFTNNQVAWVDGQGQVDLNVRGTLNEPIINGNATLNNATFRAEALSEPLTNVTGTAQFNGNTVNVQGIQGIYNKGQINASGILPILNPQQSLANPLTVSIADKLNFKLAGLYEGGVGGNVVIRGTALKPVIGGDIQLSDGQVIIGNSTTKTKSAATNQTSTNAINTEEFKVNLTPTAENNAASNVTPTAESNASPVTKDTNASAVTPAKLPIQFADLKLSLDDNIRVTTQSPLDFIPGGAALSQPLLSFDAKGDLTINGTLAKPLPKGVIRLTGGRISLFSTEFTLARGYEQTARFTPSQGLDPTLDVRLTAIVPETSARNSQTLESPLSAEVSDVSASNFGTLRTVTVQARVNGPASELGDNLELTSEPSRSKGEIVALLGGSILNSFGQADAGQGLTNFASSTILGGLQGTITAIGQAVGFSEFRIFPTPTTSNETRTASVLNLSAEGVFDINKNFSASLSRPLSTDESFRYNVLYRLNDEILMRGSTNLGDENQFLVEYETRF
- a CDS encoding polysaccharide deacetylase family protein, with product MFNRKLSLLLKVVSIILAVGVSSVSISLLVGITRLDQLLGIQKQKSDTAKTSSDRAMGASAQSITPATVQMNEVPKPFEGTIIYQAKLKANEKVIALTFDDGPSPKNTAQILEILKKNNIKATFFMVGQMVKYFPQVAKQVAADGHVIGNHTWHHWYFQMDGATASSEIDRTADIIYKTTGEKTTLFRPPGGFLNNGLAQYAKNQKYAVMMWSEQSGDAERRSPQVPMLVKNVLKQAKPGAIVLLHDGGGNRSKSVKALPEMIAGLKAQGYRFVTIPQLLEMQAKEESAVTAASSVTTNHEHPNHQ
- a CDS encoding DUF3122 domain-containing protein; the protein is MKLKFQQYFWCCVLVVFLALTGCGWSVQSAQALLRQHHDSPSVLRYHSQVSIKDEKGYAWQVLLFKQNYNSLVKELRLRLVAFPGVVEIAHPQPLLIETVTGRLLNASDAYTLNVPVPNVGEYNLTDILPKLPTADALKLYVPLSSGQQLVLNISNTVVTEWQWLVTEID